GGTCTGCTCGGCGGGCTTCAGGATCGTGGTGCAGCCCGCGCCCAGCGCCGGGCCGATCTTCAGGCAGGCCATCAGCAGCGGGAAGTTCCACGGCACGATCTGCGCGCAGACGCCGACCGGCTCCTTCAGTGTATAGGCGAACAGCATCCCGCCCGGCATGGTATAGGGGGCAATGGTCTCGCCGCTGACCTTGCCCGCCCAGCTGGCGCAATAGCGGATGTGGCTGGCAGCGCCCGGCACGTCGACCGCGGCGGCCATGCCCTTGGGCTTGCCCACGTCGATGGCTTCCAGTTCGGCCAGCTCGTCGGCGTGCTCCTCTATCAGGTCGGCGAGGCGGTGCATGATCTTCTCGCGCATCACCGGCGGCATGTTGCGCCAGCGGCCATCGTCGAAAGCGGTGCGCGCGGCGGCGACGGCACGGTCGACATCCTTGTCAGTCGCCTCCACGAAGCGGGAGATCACCTTGCCCGAGCTCGGGTCTTCAACCTCGATGGTCTCGCCGCCCGAGGAATCGACCCAGGCGCCATCGATGTAAAGCTGGGGGCTGCGTTCCAGCGCGGTCTTCACCGCAGGCGAATAGTCGCGCTGCGTGCGATCGATGGCAGTCTGTTCGTTCATGGCATTCGGCTCCTGTCCCGGTGACTTGACGGACGCTGGCCCGAGTCACTCCGTAATTGTTGTTAGTGATAACATTCACGAGTGAACGACGCCACAAGTTTGCACCCGGCTGCACAGCCGGGTCTTCGTGCGCGCAAATCCCTGTTGCACCGTGGCGCGAGAGGTGCTTAACGCTGCCGCGTCAGTCGAGCGCGAGCCCGCGCTATGACGCTGGAACAGCAGCCGCTAACTCAGCCACGATTGGACCTATCTCCATGACATTCAAGCTACCCTCGCGCGCCGACCACGTCGGTTCCTTCCTGCGTCCGCACACCGTGATCGAGGCGCGCACGCGTTTCGCCGCGGGTGACATCGACGCCGCCGCCCTGCGCCAGGTCGAGGACGAGGCCATCGCCGAACTCGCCCGCTGGGAGGAAAGCCTCGGCCTGAAGGCCATCACCGACGGCGAATATCGCCGCAAGTTCTTCCACACCGACTTCCTGCTCCAGCTTTCCGGCGTGGAAGAGACCGGCGGCATCAAGAAGGCGTTCAAGAACGACAAGGGCGTCGATGTTGAATTCGCGCCGCCCAAGATGATCATCACCGGCAAGGTGGCGCACGAAAAGCCGATCCAGCGCGCCGATTTCGAGGCGCTGGCAAAGGTCGTGACGGAAACCCCCAAGGTGTCCATCCCCAGCCCGACCATGCTGCACTTCCGTGCCGGGCGCGAGGGCATCCCGCAGGAAGCCTATCCCGACATGCAGGGCTTCTACGACGATGTCGCCGCGGCCTACCGCGCGGAGATCGCCGACCTTGCCGATGCCGGCTGCCGCTACGTGCAGATCGACGATACCAACCTTGCCTACCTGTGCGACACGGGCCACCGCGAGGATGCGGCCAGGCGCGGGATGGATCCGGATTCGGTCACCCACGAATACGCTAGGCTTATCAACGCCAGCTTCCGCGATGCGCCCGCCGACATGGTCAAGGCCATGCACCTGTGCCGTGGCAACTTCCGTTCGAGCTGGGCGGCCGAGGGCGGTTACGAGCCGGTGGCCGAGGTCATGTTCAACGAGTGCGACATCGACGCCTTCTTCCTCGAATACGACGATGCACGATCGGGCGATTTCTCGCCGTTGCAGCATCTGCCAAAGGGCAAGACCGTTGTCCTGGGCCTCGTTTCGACCAAGCTGGGCGAGATGGAGACCAAGGACGACATCAAGCGCCGCATCGACCAGGCGGCGCAATATGCCGATCTCGATCAACTGGCGATCAGCCCGCAGTGCGGCTTTGCCAGCACCGTTCACGGCAATGACATCACCACCCAGCAGCAGGCCGACAAGATTCGCCTCTGCGTCGAGGTGGCCGAGGACGTCTGGGGCTGACCCTGCCGGCTCTGGCCTGACAATACGGGCGGCAGGAGCGATCCTGCCGCCCTTTTTGCGTTTGCTCCCCGCGTCGATTGGCGACACATGAGGGTAATCGCCAGGGGAGCCACGCATCATGAAATTCGCCGCCATTCTCGCCGTCGCTGCGTCCACACTTGCCTTGGCAGCACCCGCGCTGGCGCAGCAGCAGCAGCGGCAGGTCATTCACGCTGGCCACCTGATCCGCGACGCCGAGGGTGCGTTTGACGGACCGGCGACGATCACCGTGGAGGGCGGGCGCATCCTGTCCATCGAGGATGGTCTGCAGCCGGCGCCCGCCGGAGCCGAACTGATCGACCTGTCGGACAAGACCGTGATGCCCGGGCTTATCGACCTGCACGTTCACCTTGACGGCAATCCCAGCGGCGACTTTCGCGATGCTGCCGTCGAGAGTGACGAGTGGGCAACGCTGACGGGCGCGGTCAACGCGCGCAGCACGCTGGCCGCGGGTTTCACCACGGTGCGCGACATGGGCAGCTATCCGCAATCGATGTTCGCCGTGCGCCGCGCCGTGGCCGAGGGCACCATGCCGGGGCCACGCATCCTCGCCTCCGGCCCGCCGCTCGCCATCATCGGCGGGCACGGCGACGTTTCGGGCTTCCGCCCGGAAGTGAACGACGCCCTCGACACCGGCTTCACCTGCACCGGCCCTGCCGAATGCGCGGCGCGCGTGCGGCAGGCGGCGCAGAACGGATCGGACTGGATCAAGATCACCGCGACCGGCGGCGTCCTCAGCCAGCAGGGCCGCGGGCTGGAGGCGCACTTCACCCATGCCGAGATGGAGGCCATCGTCGAGGTGGCGAGCGCGCTCGGCCTCGACGTTGCCGCCCACGCCCACGGCGCGCGGGGTATCGAGGCGGCGGCCAATGCCGGCATCTCAACGATCGAACACGGCACCTATCTCGATCCCGGCGCGCTGGACGCCATGGCCGAGCACGGCACCGTCCTCGTGCCCACGCTGATGGCCTTTCAGGGCGTCATCGAACGACTGGATACCGGCGTCTATACCCCCACCGTGGAAACGAAGATCCGCCAGGTGGCCGAGATCGTCGGCGATGCCGTTCGCGAGGCACGGCGGCGCGGCATTACCGTGGCCTTCGGCACCGATGCCGGCGTGTTCGAGCACGGCCGTAACGCTGGCGAGTTCGCCTTGCTGACGCAGGCCGGGCTGACCGACCGGGAAGCCGTGGC
This is a stretch of genomic DNA from Aurantiacibacter arachoides. It encodes these proteins:
- a CDS encoding metal-dependent hydrolase family protein, with product MKFAAILAVAASTLALAAPALAQQQQRQVIHAGHLIRDAEGAFDGPATITVEGGRILSIEDGLQPAPAGAELIDLSDKTVMPGLIDLHVHLDGNPSGDFRDAAVESDEWATLTGAVNARSTLAAGFTTVRDMGSYPQSMFAVRRAVAEGTMPGPRILASGPPLAIIGGHGDVSGFRPEVNDALDTGFTCTGPAECAARVRQAAQNGSDWIKITATGGVLSQQGRGLEAHFTHAEMEAIVEVASALGLDVAAHAHGARGIEAAANAGISTIEHGTYLDPGALDAMAEHGTVLVPTLMAFQGVIERLDTGVYTPTVETKIRQVAEIVGDAVREARRRGITVAFGTDAGVFEHGRNAGEFALLTQAGLTDREAVASATTVAARVLHMEDEIGRLAPGYSADMIALDGNPLENAALLEDVDWAMAGGRALAD
- a CDS encoding 5-methyltetrahydropteroyltriglutamate--homocysteine S-methyltransferase, whose amino-acid sequence is MTFKLPSRADHVGSFLRPHTVIEARTRFAAGDIDAAALRQVEDEAIAELARWEESLGLKAITDGEYRRKFFHTDFLLQLSGVEETGGIKKAFKNDKGVDVEFAPPKMIITGKVAHEKPIQRADFEALAKVVTETPKVSIPSPTMLHFRAGREGIPQEAYPDMQGFYDDVAAAYRAEIADLADAGCRYVQIDDTNLAYLCDTGHREDAARRGMDPDSVTHEYARLINASFRDAPADMVKAMHLCRGNFRSSWAAEGGYEPVAEVMFNECDIDAFFLEYDDARSGDFSPLQHLPKGKTVVLGLVSTKLGEMETKDDIKRRIDQAAQYADLDQLAISPQCGFASTVHGNDITTQQQADKIRLCVEVAEDVWG